In Streptomyces sp. P3, one DNA window encodes the following:
- a CDS encoding serine hydrolase has product MNNSPSLTASTAIKPADGTSEPGLVLRIHPADEPAMQAHAGAASLELDTPIAEKAAFNVGSVAKQITAYLCVRAARDGLLQLDRAVDSVLPRFRVPGVTVAELIQHHGGVRDAESLLSLAGFRDLDHYTADDLLQLAYRQRDRAVEPGRFLYSNTGYLLVAEVLRHVHGASLQEIAKQQVFAPLGMSSARFKSDPREVIPGAASSYRRTATGWVHQQRPVTLPGPGSLWCTATDLDRWLGHLWHEWQTTPESTLPFGQHLSYRPSDHAPFTYGAGLYADGRPGRTAVFHYGHEQGFSAAARLTSTGLRIVCLSNHSGVAADHVTATAMADLTRHPRTAPSQLLSRVLRAQSTPKITAADDRKAEQDAPHTPVGTYACGEVPGTVRLTSSGGSLYLWRRGTRDRLARTSSTTYTADGYTLALPIKPRGDSGALIDSFILNLDRAPGLHYERCPD; this is encoded by the coding sequence GTGAACAACTCCCCCTCCCTTACAGCCTCCACAGCCATCAAGCCCGCAGACGGAACGTCGGAACCTGGTCTCGTCCTGCGCATCCACCCAGCCGACGAACCGGCGATGCAGGCGCACGCTGGGGCAGCCAGTCTCGAACTGGACACGCCCATCGCAGAGAAAGCCGCCTTCAACGTCGGCTCTGTCGCCAAGCAGATCACCGCGTACCTGTGTGTGCGCGCCGCCCGTGACGGGCTCCTCCAGCTCGACCGCGCCGTGGACAGCGTCCTGCCCCGCTTCCGCGTCCCCGGCGTGACCGTCGCCGAACTCATCCAGCACCACGGCGGCGTCCGCGACGCCGAATCCCTGCTCTCCCTCGCCGGCTTCCGTGACCTCGACCACTACACCGCCGACGACCTGCTGCAACTGGCCTACCGCCAGCGCGACCGGGCCGTGGAACCGGGCCGGTTCCTCTACAGCAACACGGGTTACCTCCTAGTGGCGGAGGTCCTGAGGCACGTTCACGGCGCCTCGCTGCAGGAGATCGCCAAGCAACAGGTCTTCGCCCCGCTCGGTATGTCCTCCGCCCGCTTCAAGAGTGATCCGCGTGAGGTCATCCCCGGCGCCGCGTCCAGCTACCGACGCACCGCCACCGGTTGGGTCCACCAGCAGCGCCCGGTCACTCTGCCCGGCCCAGGCTCGCTGTGGTGCACCGCCACTGACCTGGACCGCTGGCTCGGCCACCTCTGGCACGAATGGCAGACGACACCGGAAAGCACGCTCCCGTTCGGGCAACACCTCAGCTACCGGCCCAGCGACCACGCCCCGTTCACGTACGGAGCCGGCCTTTACGCCGATGGGCGCCCCGGCCGCACCGCCGTCTTCCACTACGGTCACGAGCAGGGCTTCTCCGCTGCCGCCCGCCTCACCAGCACCGGGCTCCGCATCGTCTGCCTGTCCAACCACTCCGGCGTCGCAGCCGACCACGTCACTGCCACCGCCATGGCCGACCTCACCCGCCACCCCAGGACCGCCCCGAGCCAACTCCTGTCCCGTGTCCTTCGCGCCCAGTCGACGCCGAAAATTACTGCGGCGGATGACCGCAAGGCTGAGCAGGATGCGCCGCATACACCGGTCGGCACATACGCCTGCGGGGAGGTACCTGGCACCGTGCGCCTGACCAGCAGCGGAGGATCCCTCTACCTTTGGCGGCGCGGCACCCGCGACCGTCTGGCCCGCACCAGCTCCACGACGTACACGGCGGACGGCTACACACTTGCACTGCCAATCAAACCGAGGGGCGACTCCGGGGCATTGATTGACAGTTTCATCCTCAACCTCGACCGCGCCCCCGGGCTGCACTACGAGCGGTGCCCGGACTGA
- a CDS encoding ATP-binding protein: MARRNPERPVYGFTVAAAVGAVPAARRQVVLLAQDLGLPLSDQILETVELLAGEVIANAVLYTEAPCEVSVTSAGERLRVEVTDTDASLPRVVEAGPNDESGRGLQLVKALSDAWGTRPEPPGKTTWFEIMLEPSTDGLGDNSVDAPPSPRADEAAVRRTECQARMTSPTSSGSSFVPAAPGKRRQAA; the protein is encoded by the coding sequence ATGGCGCGTCGCAATCCCGAACGTCCGGTGTACGGATTCACGGTTGCGGCTGCTGTCGGCGCTGTCCCGGCTGCACGTCGCCAAGTTGTCTTGCTGGCACAGGACTTGGGTCTTCCGTTGTCGGACCAGATCCTGGAGACCGTCGAGTTGCTGGCTGGCGAGGTGATCGCCAATGCCGTCCTGTACACGGAGGCTCCATGTGAGGTCTCTGTGACCTCGGCCGGTGAGCGGCTTCGTGTCGAGGTCACGGACACGGACGCATCGTTGCCGCGCGTAGTTGAGGCTGGACCGAATGACGAAAGCGGTCGGGGCCTTCAGCTTGTGAAGGCATTGTCAGACGCCTGGGGGACGCGACCGGAACCGCCGGGCAAGACGACATGGTTCGAGATCATGCTGGAGCCGTCGACCGACGGCTTGGGCGACAACTCCGTCGATGCACCGCCCTCGCCTCGTGCGGATGAAGCCGCCGTGCGACGAACTGAGTGCCAGGCTCGTATGACGTCGCCGACCAGCTCGGGGTCGTCGTTCGTCCCAGCAGCCCCTGGGAAGCGGCGCCAAGCTGCCTGA
- a CDS encoding transposase, giving the protein MSCTLFRRVPDARVTILARRTTSPAPRKYPDELRERAIREVRATGRLVAHVAKDLGVHKEGLRQWIRQAEADAGERDDRLSTAELEELKQLRKENAESGRGGGRRSGRRTPARSV; this is encoded by the coding sequence GTGAGCTGCACCCTGTTTCGTAGAGTCCCTGATGCCAGGGTTACGATCCTGGCGAGGAGAACCACGTCGCCAGCACCGCGGAAGTACCCCGACGAGCTGCGTGAGCGCGCGATCCGCGAGGTCCGCGCCACTGGTCGTCTCGTCGCGCACGTCGCGAAGGACCTCGGCGTCCACAAGGAGGGCCTGCGACAGTGGATCCGCCAGGCCGAGGCGGACGCCGGGGAACGGGACGACCGGCTGAGCACGGCGGAACTCGAAGAACTCAAGCAACTTCGCAAAGAGAACGCCGAGTCTGGTCGAGGAGGAGGCCGACGATCCGGTCGTAGGACTCCAGCGCGATCTGTTTGA